Below is a genomic region from Chthoniobacterales bacterium.
CGCCTTTGCGAACTTCCTGCTGAGCGTCCACATGGTGCAGCACCTCATGCTCACCATGGTCGCGCCGCCCCTCCTCCTCCTCGGCTTCCCCTATCTGCCGATTCTTCTCGGCCTGCCGCGGCGCATCACCACCCATGTCCTCGGGCCTTTCCTGATCTGGCCGCCGCTGAAGACCTTCGGCGCCTTCATCACCCATCCCCTGGTCACCCTGCCGCTGTTCTGCCTCTCGAACATCATCTGGCACGTTCCCGCCCTCTACGAACTCGCCCTCCGCTCCACCACCTGGCACCGCGTCGAGCACATCTTCTTCCTCGGCACCGCCGTGCTCTTTTGGTGGAACGTCATTCTCCCCTGGCCGAGCCATGCGAAACGCCCGCTCTGGGTCGCCGTTCCCTATCTCCTCCTCGCGGACTTCCAGAATACCGCCCTCTCCGCATTCTTCTCCTTCTACGACGGCGTCATTTATCCCACCTACGCCGCCGCCCCGCGCGTCGGCGACCTCAGCGCCCAGGCGGACCAGGCCGGTGCCGGCGCCATCATGTGGGTGCCGGGCTCCGTCGCCTTCCTCGTTCCCTGCGGCTTCATCGCCGTGCGCTTTCTCTCGCGGAAACGCGACCCCCAGCCGCTTCCGCCGCGAGCTCCGGCGTCGCCCCCCGGCTTCGTTTCCCGACTTTGGCAGCGTCTGCCCTGGCATTCACCACGCTTTCTGCCGCACCTCCGCCGCGTCCTCCAATTCACCCTGCTCGGCCTGGCCGCCCTCGTCGTCTGGGACGGCTTCACCGGGCCGCAAGTCAGCGCCATGAACGCCGCCGGCGTGCTCCCGTGGACCCATTGGCGCGGCCTCACCGTCCTTGCGCTCGTCTTCGCCGGAAACCTCTTTTGCATGAGCTGCCCGTTCGTGTTCGTCCGCGACGGTGCCCGCCGTCTTTTCGGCCACGCCCAGCTTCCCTGGCCCCGTTTTCTGCGGAACAAGTGGCTGCCCGTCGCCCTGCTTGTCCTCTACCTCTGGGCCTATGAAGGCTTCGCGCTCTGGGATCGTCCATGGGCCACCGCCGCAATCATCGTCGGTTATTTCGTCGCCGCCACGCTCATCGACACGCTCTTCAAGGGCGCGAGCTTCTGCAAATACGTCTGCCCGATTGGCCAGTTCCATTTCGTCCAATCCCTCGCTTCGCCCGCCGAGGTGCGCATCAGGGAACCCGACGCCTGCCGCTCCTGCCGCACGTTCGACTGCATCAAGGGCAACGCCACCCGGCGCGGCTGCGAGCTCCAGCTCTTCCAGCCCCGCAAGTCCGGCAACATGGACTGCACCTTCTGCCTCGATTGCGTTTCCGCCTGTCCGCACGACAACGTCGCCGTCCAGCCCACCCTGCCCGGTCAGGACCTCTGGCGCGCGGGGACCCGTTCCTCTCTCGGCCGTTGGGAATCCCGTCCCGACCTCGCCGCCCTCGTCCTCGTGCTGACCTTCGGCGCTTTTGCGAACGCCGCCGGCATGCTCGCCCCGGTGCAGGCTCTCGCCCCCGCCTGGGGCCTCTCCCACCTCGCCTTCACAACACTCCTCCTTCTCGCCACGTTCAGCCTCGCAGGGATCGCGCCCGTGCTCGCCGCCGCCCTCGCCCGTCCGCAGGAGCGCATTCCCGCCCCGCTCGTTCGCACCACGGCCGCCTACGCGATCGCCCTCGCCCCGCTGGGCTTCGGCATGTGGCTCGCCCATTTCGTCTTCCACCTCTTCACCGCCTCGCACACGCCCATCCCCGTTTTTCAGCGCCTCCTCGGTCTCGCGCCCGACTGGGCCATCGCCTCGTGGAGCTCTCCCGGCCTCCTCGCCTTCGAACTTCTCTTCCTCGACGCCGGCTTTCTTCTCAGCCTCTACGCGACCTGGCGAATTGCGAAGAACCGTTCCCGCCGTCCCATCCGTGCCGGCCTTCCCTGGGCCCTGCTCGCCGCCGCGCTTTACCTCGCCGGCATCTGGATTATTTTCCAACCCATGCAAATGCGCGGCACCCTCACGCCCTGATGAAGCCTCTCGCCTTCGGAATCGCGCTTCTGCTCCTGTTGCCCGCGGCCGCGTTCGCCGACGGCGGCGCCGTCATCTCCCAGCAGGTCGTCGGGCCTTATCGCGTCACGCTCTTCGGTTCGCCTTCGCCCCTCCGCGCCGGTCCCGCCGACCTCAGCGTCATGCTCCAGGACGCCGCAACCGGAGAAGCCGTGCTCGATCGCAAGGTGGCGATCCAGGTGCAGGCCGTCACGAACGACGCGAAATCCGAGGCGTGGGTCCCGCCCTGTTGCTCGATGAAGCCCACCGTCGCCGCGATCACCGCCACCCACGCTGTTGCGCAGAACAAGCTCCTCTACGCCGCGAACGTCCTCCTTCCCGCCAGCGGACCGCACCAGATCTCCGTCATCATCGGCGACGGTCCCGCCGCTCCGGATGCCACCCTGCAGGCCACCGCGGAAATCGCTCCGCCGGCGCCGCCGGCCTCAGCCTACTGGGCCTACCTCGCCGCGCCGCCGATCATCATCGCCGGCTTCGCCCTCAACCAGCGTCTGCGCCGCCGCCCGTAGCTCCCGGCTTACGCTCAGGTCGCGCGGAGACTCGCGTATTCCGGATGTCGCCGCAGGTAGGCGTCCACGTAGCTGCATTGCGGCACCACCCGTAATCCCTCGGCCCGCGCGTGCTCGAGCGCCCGCTTCACCAGCTCGCCGGCGATCCCGCCTCCACGCATCTCCGGAGGCACAAACGTGTGCGTAATGACCATCCGCCCCTCCCGAATGTGATAATCCAGCACCGCCATTCGCCCCGAAAATTCCCGCTCGAATCGCCCTTTCTCAGCATCATGCCGCACGTCGCTCATCCCCCCGATCCAGCCCCATTTACCGTGCGAACACCAGATTTTGTGGTTGATGACCCAAAACCAGAATTTTTCCACCATATGGAATAATTTCGAGAAATTCGCTTGACCGTTTGCGAACACCACGCATTTTTAAAATCATCGACATGTCGATTTTTTAACACGCCATCAACATCTCCTAACCCCCCCGAAAGTCCCTTTGCGATGAATCCCTCCTCGCTGTCCGCCCGCACCTCGCGTTCTCAGCCCGAAGAAAGCCCATTCTACGTTTCCCGCGAGATTGGTCGCCACCTCGAGGTGGCTGGAAACGAAAATCCGTCCATTCCCGATCTCCACACGCCGCGGCCACTGGAGACCGAACTCCGGGATCAGATCGAGCGCCTGCGCCTCGCGCTTTCGCAGATGCTGGCGCACGAAACCGGGCAGAACATCCAGGTCTTCCGCAGTCCGGCGGTGGATAACGCGCGCCTCTGCGCCATCGCCGACAATATCTGGAACCTGCGCCGCTGGTCGGACTAGGTCCCCGGTCTTTCTTTCCTCTCCATCGGGACCGGCGCGGTTTGTCTGCCCGAAAAAGAACGCCATCGCTCAAAATTCCCGTGCGCCCGCGGCCGGCCGGCTGAGGTTGAATCTGCGAACTCCTTCCGCATGAAAGCCCTCCTCGCCGCATCCCTGCTGCTGCTGACCTGTCTCGCCACCCCGCTGTTCGCTCAGGATTGGGCGAAGGCCCGGCTCGAGGCCTCACCCCGGCACGGCGAATGGGTGACGATTCCCCAGGGCAGCCGCGAGGTTCGCGCCTTCATCGTCTATCCCGAGGTGAAGGACAAGGCCCCCGCCGTTCTCGTCATTCACGAAATCTTTGGCCTCACGGACTGGGTGCGGGGCGTCTGCGATCAGCTCGCCGCCCTTGGCTACATCGCCATTTCGCCGGACCTCCTCTCGGGCCAGACCATCGGAGACGTGGATGCCGCCCGCTCCGCGATCGGCCAGCTCTCGCCCGATCAGGTCACCGCCGACCTTCGAGCCGTCGCCGCCTACGTCCGCAAACTCCCCGCCGCGAACGGCCGCCTCGCCGTCGTCGGCTTCTGCTGGGGCGGCGGTCAGGCCTTCCGCTTTGCCACCAACGAGCCCGAGCTCTCCAGCGCTTTTGTCTTTTACGGACCCGGCCCCGACGCCGCCGACCTCGCCCGCATCCAGGCCCCCGTCTACGGATTCTACGCCGAGAACGACGCCCGCATCGGCGCCACCCTTCCCGGGACCACCGCAGAGATGAGGGCCACGGGCAAAACCTTCGAGCCCGTCACCTACCCCGGCGCCGGCCATGGATTCATGAGGGCCGGCGAGGCGCCCGACGCCACCGCGCCGAATCGCGACGCCCGCGCAGCCGCCTGGAAACGCCTCCAGTCCCTCCTCGAAAAAATTTAGGGTCAGCGCGCGCCGGGCAGACGTCATCCGCAGAATTTGAAGGTCACCAGATCGTGGATCGCGCCGTAAAGTCCGCCGAGAAGCCCGCCCGTTAACGTGAAGCCGAGCATTGGCCCGAGGAGCCTGCGCTCAACGACGGGGAACAGCAGGTTCATTCGCTCTCACCGGGACGTCAGGAACGTCGACGCGACGAGAAACAGGAAACACGCGATCGCGAGGAGGACGCCCAGCGCCTGCGCAAGCTTCGGGCGGAGGATGCCCCGGTCGAGGTTTACACAGGCCGACGCGAAAGCCACCCACACGAGCGGCACGACGAACAGCCAGAGCGCGATACGGTCCAGACGCAGCAAATAAGAAGAGCCGTCGAGGCCGGGATTCGCCTGAAGCATGATCTTCAGCACAACGACACCGAGCGAAAGGAAGGCAAACTGCGTAAGCGCGAGAACTCGGATCATGGAAAATTGGGAACGCCTTCGCAGCGTATCCCGCCTTCCGGCGACTGCCAAGCCGCGCCTTCCCGCCTATTTGCGGAATTCGCGAAGGCGGGCCATGCGCAGCTCCTGCAAGCGCTCGCGGATGCTTTTCCGCACCCGCACGGGCCGTGGCTCGGGAGCGACCGGCGGGTTTTGCGCCGCGACCTCGCTCTGCCAGCCCGGCACGGCCGACGCCATTTCCTGCTCGAATCGAATTTCCAGCCCCGTGGGTAGGTCTCTCATCATGACCTCGAAATGTTCACGCGTTTCCCGAAATTTTCCATCCCGTTTTCGGGCGCGGCCTCAGCGCGGCGCGCGATCGCGCAGCAGGAGCTCGGCCAGCAGCGTCAGGTAAAAAACGGCGCCGGCCCCAAAGAGGCTCCAACCGATCGGGGCGCGTTTGTCCCGGGGCACCCGCGTCGCGAGGGCAAGGGCGAGACCCGCGGCCGCCGTGGCTCGGGTGCCGGTCAAAAGGCCGATCTGCAACAGAGTCAGCGGATAGGTTTTCATGGTTCACGCTCCACCGCGCGAAGGGCGGCGTCAACGTGCCGCCTTTTCTCCGTCGCGCGGCGGGTCTAGCCTTTGTCCATGAAACTTCTCCTCAGCAACGACGATGGCATCCAGGCCGCGGGCCTCGCCGCCCTGCTCGAAGCAGCGCAGGAATTCGGCGAGCCGGTCGTCGTCGCTCCGGTCGGCCCGCAATCCGGCGTCAGCCACGCCGTCACGTGGGAAGGCGCCGTGCGCCTCGAGGACCGCGGCCCCGGCGGCTTCGCCATTCACGGCACGCCGGCGGATTGCGCCCGCCTCGGCCTGCTCCGCGTTGCGCCGGATGCCGGATGGGTGCTCAGCGGCATCAACCACGGCGGCAACCTCGGCGCCGACGTCTACTACTCCGGCACCGTCGCGGCGGTGCGCGAGGCCGTCCTCCACGGCTGGCCCGGCATCGCGTTCTCGCAATACCTCCACCGCGACGCCCCGGCGGACTGGGTGCGCGCCACGGGCTGGGCCGCCCGCGTCCTCGCGGAATTGCTGCCGCGCCCGATCGAGCCCGGGCGCTTCTACAACGTGAATTTCCCGCACATCGCCGCCGGCGATCCCGAACCGGAAATCGTCTTCTGCCCGCTCGACCCGAATCCCCTGCCGCTCAGCTACCGCCACGAGGACGGCGGCCACCACGTTTACGACGGCGTTTATTTCGACCGCGCCCGCTCGCCCGGCGCCGATGTCGACACGTGTTTCTCGGGGCGCATCGCCGTCACGGAAATTCGTCTCTTCTAAGAATCGTCGCGTGCGCTTCGGCAGCCGACCTGTTACCACTGACGCAGGTCGTTCGACCATCCCATGAATAAAGGCCCGCTGTTTTCGGCTGTTGTCGTCGCGTCCTTCGCGATTTTCCCCTCCCTCACTCAGGCTGCGACCTATCGCGTGACCACGCTGGCCGATACCTCCCAGCCCGGCACGCTGCGATCGGCGATCCGGCAGGCGAACCAGAATCCCGGCAGCCGCATCATCTTCCGCACCGCGGGCACGATTCACCTCTCCTCTCCGCTGCCCGCCATCACGAGCAAGGTCGACCTCGACGGCACCTCGGCGCCCAGCTACCACGACTCGCCGCTCATCACCGTCGATTTCTCCGGCCACACCGGCCTCGCCGTCTCCAAGAGCGCGGATGGCACCGAGATCAAGGGCCTCTCGCTCGTGAACTCGAGCGACTCCGGCATCGCAATCCACGCGTCGAACGTCACCGTCGCGGCAAACTACATCGGCCTCGACTTCACCGGCGCGCCCCGCGGCAACGCCGGCGACGGCGTGAAGATCTTCTCGTCGTCGAACAACAACCTCATCGGCGGCTTCGATCCCGTCACGAGCATCCGCTACTTCGACACCTCGAACGCCAGCGCCTTCACCGTCCAGCCCGTCACCGCCTGGCAGGGCCTGCGCAACTACGGCAAGGGCACGAAGAACTTCCTCATCTGCGGCAGCTCCGACGAGGACGGCCTGCTCTACGTCGGCCCGCTCGCCGGCGGCGGCGCCAGCTACCTCGTCGACAACCCCGTCGCCACGAGCACGAGCGTCTACGGCCCCGACAACCTCGGCAACGGCCGGCTGCGCCTCGTCGGCAGCTACAAGCAGGCCAACGACACCATCTACAACCACGGCTTCGTCTGGGAAGGCCGCCTGAGCGATCTGCCCAGCGGCGGCAAGTTCCGCGCCATCAACTACCCCGGCGCCACCTACCAGTTCACCCACAGCACCATGGGCGACCTCGCCGTGGGCAATGCGGACGGCCCCGGCAAGGGCGGCAAGTCGCCGATCGGCCCCGGCGTCGCCTACATCTACGACGTCAAGAAGGGCGCCTTCATCACAAACATTGTTTACCCCGGCTCGAAGAGCAACACCGCCTACGGCATCTGGTATAACGGCGGCACGCGCTACACGATCTGCGGCGGCTACAGCCCGAAGCGCACGAACAATCTCAGGAACCAGGGCCGCCCGCTCGACCAGGGCCGCGCCTTCCTCGTGGACTACGATTCGCGCACGAACACGTTCTCGAACTGGGCCACCTACCGCTATCGCAACAGCAAGCGCAGCAAGACCTACATCACGCATTTCGAGGGCATCAGCAGCGCCGAGGACGGCGTCTACACGATGAATGCCGACTCCGTGAAGCGCGGCTCCAGCGGCCCCGCGCAGGGCTCCTGGGTCTCCGTCCGCCGCCTGCCCGACGGCACGTTCAGCAAGGCCCAGTGGGTCGACCTGAACTTCGACGGCGAGCGCCGCGGCGTCACCAGCAGCAATTCCGTCTACGGCAACAACGTCGTCGGCCTCGTCGTGACCGACCAGCCCTTCGCCTACCAGGCCACCGTCAACATCGGCTTCACGCTCTCGAACGTCATCAGCGCCAACGGCGGCAACGGCGTCGGTGTCTACGGCTCCGGCGCGAACATCATCGCGCAGAATTACATCGGCACCGATCCCTCCGGCAAACGCGCCCTCGGCAACCGCAAGAACGGCGTCCTCATCACCGGCCGCGCGAAGGGCAACCTCATCGGCGGCCAGGAAGTCGGCGACAACAACCCCACCGGCTCCGAGGGCAACGTGAAGCCCGTCTACGAAGTGCCGCCGCAGGGCAACGTCATCTCCGGCAACCGCGGCGAAGGCGTGCTCGTCAGCCGCGGCGCCGTGAAAAACACCCTCAGCG
It encodes:
- a CDS encoding cytochrome c oxidase assembly protein gives rise to the protein MNSASVAAAAFASWKFEPGVIAGLLLSAILYFRGWRRLQRSAPHRFSGWRLACFWGGLATIFLALTSPLDAFANFLLSVHMVQHLMLTMVAPPLLLLGFPYLPILLGLPRRITTHVLGPFLIWPPLKTFGAFITHPLVTLPLFCLSNIIWHVPALYELALRSTTWHRVEHIFFLGTAVLFWWNVILPWPSHAKRPLWVAVPYLLLADFQNTALSAFFSFYDGVIYPTYAAAPRVGDLSAQADQAGAGAIMWVPGSVAFLVPCGFIAVRFLSRKRDPQPLPPRAPASPPGFVSRLWQRLPWHSPRFLPHLRRVLQFTLLGLAALVVWDGFTGPQVSAMNAAGVLPWTHWRGLTVLALVFAGNLFCMSCPFVFVRDGARRLFGHAQLPWPRFLRNKWLPVALLVLYLWAYEGFALWDRPWATAAIIVGYFVAATLIDTLFKGASFCKYVCPIGQFHFVQSLASPAEVRIREPDACRSCRTFDCIKGNATRRGCELQLFQPRKSGNMDCTFCLDCVSACPHDNVAVQPTLPGQDLWRAGTRSSLGRWESRPDLAALVLVLTFGAFANAAGMLAPVQALAPAWGLSHLAFTTLLLLATFSLAGIAPVLAAALARPQERIPAPLVRTTAAYAIALAPLGFGMWLAHFVFHLFTASHTPIPVFQRLLGLAPDWAIASWSSPGLLAFELLFLDAGFLLSLYATWRIAKNRSRRPIRAGLPWALLAAALYLAGIWIIFQPMQMRGTLTP
- a CDS encoding GNAT family N-acetyltransferase, giving the protein MVEKFWFWVINHKIWCSHGKWGWIGGMSDVRHDAEKGRFEREFSGRMAVLDYHIREGRMVITHTFVPPEMRGGGIAGELVKRALEHARAEGLRVVPQCSYVDAYLRRHPEYASLRAT
- a CDS encoding dienelactone hydrolase family protein, giving the protein MKALLAASLLLLTCLATPLFAQDWAKARLEASPRHGEWVTIPQGSREVRAFIVYPEVKDKAPAVLVIHEIFGLTDWVRGVCDQLAALGYIAISPDLLSGQTIGDVDAARSAIGQLSPDQVTADLRAVAAYVRKLPAANGRLAVVGFCWGGGQAFRFATNEPELSSAFVFYGPGPDAADLARIQAPVYGFYAENDARIGATLPGTTAEMRATGKTFEPVTYPGAGHGFMRAGEAPDATAPNRDARAAAWKRLQSLLEKI
- the surE gene encoding 5'/3'-nucleotidase SurE; this translates as MKLLLSNDDGIQAAGLAALLEAAQEFGEPVVVAPVGPQSGVSHAVTWEGAVRLEDRGPGGFAIHGTPADCARLGLLRVAPDAGWVLSGINHGGNLGADVYYSGTVAAVREAVLHGWPGIAFSQYLHRDAPADWVRATGWAARVLAELLPRPIEPGRFYNVNFPHIAAGDPEPEIVFCPLDPNPLPLSYRHEDGGHHVYDGVYFDRARSPGADVDTCFSGRIAVTEIRLF
- a CDS encoding right-handed parallel beta-helix repeat-containing protein, translated to MNKGPLFSAVVVASFAIFPSLTQAATYRVTTLADTSQPGTLRSAIRQANQNPGSRIIFRTAGTIHLSSPLPAITSKVDLDGTSAPSYHDSPLITVDFSGHTGLAVSKSADGTEIKGLSLVNSSDSGIAIHASNVTVAANYIGLDFTGAPRGNAGDGVKIFSSSNNNLIGGFDPVTSIRYFDTSNASAFTVQPVTAWQGLRNYGKGTKNFLICGSSDEDGLLYVGPLAGGGASYLVDNPVATSTSVYGPDNLGNGRLRLVGSYKQANDTIYNHGFVWEGRLSDLPSGGKFRAINYPGATYQFTHSTMGDLAVGNADGPGKGGKSPIGPGVAYIYDVKKGAFITNIVYPGSKSNTAYGIWYNGGTRYTICGGYSPKRTNNLRNQGRPLDQGRAFLVDYDSRTNTFSNWATYRYRNSKRSKTYITHFEGISSAEDGVYTMNADSVKRGSSGPAQGSWVSVRRLPDGTFSKAQWVDLNFDGERRGVTSSNSVYGNNVVGLVVTDQPFAYQATVNIGFTLSNVISANGGNGVGVYGSGANIIAQNYIGTDPSGKRALGNRKNGVLITGRAKGNLIGGQEVGDNNPTGSEGNVKPVYEVPPQGNVISGNRGEGVLVSRGAVKNTLSGNFIGTDATGNQALGNRLNGVRFDRAPRNSLIGCTLRQNPFVFYNVISGNGLNGVLVKSSNDITIQANFLGIGANNHVLVPNRRDGLAVTGSSQTTTVGGVIPLGNVISGNSGNGISVSGTAGGFVSFNTFGGGFAFGGAAPNGRNGILITATGGNQTIQTCILSGNTGNGLEIGGDASGVQVTDTACGTQTNIGSALPNGGHGVVFRGTAHNNVLGGRQPSVEGRTHFSGNMGYGVVVAEGAHDNAIYNSDIGIGHIISEGTHPAIPNQLGGIYLGAGTSATTIGGSGLYANEIDANNGPGIAIISSTANIIDNNNILQNLTYGLYATGACTGSAATGNTITGNGTADVEISTATGITVTP